One Pyrus communis chromosome 13, drPyrComm1.1, whole genome shotgun sequence genomic window carries:
- the LOC137712855 gene encoding uncharacterized protein yields the protein MKFRYAMVCSSNQNRSMEAHSLLKRQGFDVASYGTGAHVKLPGPSLREPNVYDFGTPYKQMFDDLRRKDPELYKRNGILPMLKRNLGVKLAPQRWQDNAADGSFDVVLTFEEKVFDMVIEDLNNRDHVLRKCVLIINLEVKDNHEEAAVGARLALDLCQEIEAADSWEESIDDIVSGFEKQQRRKLMYSISFY from the exons ATGAAGTTCCGGTACGCCATGGTGTGTTCGTCGAACCAGAACCGGAGCATGGAGGCTCACTCGCTCCTCAAGCGGCAGGGCTTCGACGTCGCGTCGTACGGCACCGGAGCCCACGTCAAGCTCCCTGGTCCCTCCCTCAGAGAACCCAATGTCTACGACTTTGGCACACCTTACAAGCAGATGTTCGACGATCTCCGGCGAAAAGACCCCGAACT GTACAAGCGTAATGGCATCTTGCCTATGCTTAAAAGAAACTTGGGAGTCAAACTGGCACCTCAGCGATGGCAGGACAATGCTGCCGACGGTTCCTTTGATGTGGTGTTAACATTCGAAGAAAAGGTTTTTGACATGGTTATTGAAG ATCTCAACAACCGGGACCATGTTCTTAGGAAATGTGTGCTGATAATCAACTTGGAGGTGAAAGATAACCACGAGGAGGCGGCTGTAGGAGCTCGTCTTGCTTTAGATCTTTGCCAAGAG ATTGAAGCAGCCGATTCGTGGGAGGAATCAATTGATGATATTGTATCTGGTTTTGAGAAACAGCAGCGACGGAAGTTAATGTA
- the LOC137711931 gene encoding DNA-directed RNA polymerase II subunit 4-like, producing the protein MLRAEDEDASELKLGDDFLKAKCLMNSEVAILLEHRCDQMKHMSGESMHQLPQVLEKSLQYVKRFSRFSNQGSVKQVREVLSRYQLAEFELAVIGNLCPETVEEAKAVVPSLKTKGRGHDDEAIERLLNDLMMIKKFE; encoded by the exons ATGCTAAGAGCAGAAGATGAAGACGCTTCAGAACTCAAACTTGGAGACG ATTTTTTGAAGGCGAAGTGTCTGATGAATAGTGAGGTTGCCATTCTTCTTGAGCACAGATGTGATCAGATGAAGCATATGTCAGGCGAATCAATGCACCAACTTCCCCA AGTGCTGGAGAAATCACTGCAGTATGTTAAGCGCTTCAGTCGCTTCTCGAATCAGGGCTCTGTGAAGCAAGTTCGAGA AGTTCTCAGTAGATACCAGTTGGCTGAATTCGAG CTTGCTGTGATTGGAAATCTTTGTCCTGAAACTGTGGAGGAAGCCAAGGCAGTTGTGCCTTCCCTCAAG ACGAAAGGACGTGGGCACGATGATGAAGCCATTGAGAGACTGTTGAATGACCTAATGATGATTAAAAAGTTTGAGTGA
- the LOC137712704 gene encoding UV-B-induced protein At3g17800, chloroplastic-like, with translation MEAAATSSVFQSSIAAYRPSNLIARPGILTANGPGFLRLGPKTHSPIKLHQFSICQPKVGHRRMGYGSRRGFVVRAAAASSSPDSAGSASPIAPLQLESPIGQFLSQIMISHPHLVPSAVDQQLEQLQTDRDAEQKKEQKEEPSASGTDLVLYRRIAEVKATERRKALEEILYALVVQKFMDAKVSLVPAISPTSDPSGQVDSWPTQDEKLEQLHSPEAYEMIQNHLSLILGNRLGDSSSLAKISKLKIGQVYAASVMYGYFLKRVDQRFQLEKTMKILPGAMGAEDSDIHKSVGEDMRPGSGGETLQAGVSSHPEVPSLAGGISPGGFGNALKHSRLRTYVMSFDGETLHRYATIRSREAISIIEKHTEALFGRPDIVITPQGTVDSSKDDLIKISFGGLRRLVLESVTFGSFLWDVESYVDSRYHFVAN, from the exons ATGGAAGCAGCAGCAACATCGAGTGTTTTTCAATCATCAATCGCCGCCTACAGGCCTTCCAATTTGATTGCCCGACCGGGGATTTTGACGGCCAATGGACCCGGATTTCTGCGTTTGGGTCCCAAAACTCACTCGCCAATCAAG CTGCATCAGTTTTCAATCTGTCAACCGAAGGTGGGGCATAGGAGAATGGGATATGGAAGTAGGAGAGGCTTCGTGGTTAGGGCGGCAGCTGCATCTTCGTCTCCGGACTCAGCTGGTTCTGCTTCTCCAATCGCCCCACTTCAGCTGGAGTCTCCAATTGGGCAGTTCCTCTCTCAGATAATGATTAGTCACCCACACCTTGTGCCTAGTGCAGTGGACCAGCAGCTTGAACAGCTTCAAACCGACCGCGATGCTGAGCAAAAGAAGGAACAGAAGGAAGAGCCTTCCGCTTCTGGTACCGACCTCGTTTTGTACAG GAGGATCGCCGAGGTTAAGGCTACTGAAAGGAGAAAGGCTCTTGAAGAAATTTTGTATGCTTTGGTGGTGCAGAAATTCATGGATGCTAAGGTTTCCCTAGTACCTGCCATTAGCCCAACTTCAGACCCTTCTGGCCAAGTTGATTCATGGCCAACTCAAGATGAGAAGCTCGAGCAGCTTCACTCTCCTGAAGCATACGAGATGATTCAAAACCACCTGTCTCTCATCCTAGGAAATCGGTTGGGTGACTCGTCCTCTTTAGCAAAGATTAGCAAACTCAAAATCGGGCAGGTTTATGCAGCCTCTGTCATGTATGGGTACTTCCTCAAACGGGTTGACCAGAGGTTTCAGCTTGAGAAGACAATGAAGATCCTTCCAGGTGCAATGGGTGCCGAAGACAGTGATATTCACAAATCAGTGGGGGAGGACATGAGGCCTGGCAGTGGAGGGGAGACTTTGCAAGCAGGGGTGTCTTCCCATCCTGAAGTCCCTTCCTTGGCCGGAGGCATTAGTCCTGGGGGTTTTGGCAATGCGCTCAAGCATTCCCGCTTACGGACCTATGTGATGTCATTTGATGGAGAGACCCTTCATAGGTATGCAACAATTAGATCGAGAGAGGCCATTAGCATCATTGAAAAGCACACCGAGGCATTGTTTGGGAGACCCGATATTGTCATCACACCTCAGGGGACTGTTGATTCCTCCAAGGATGATCTCATCAAGATTAGCTTTGGTGGTTTGAGGAGACTTGTTTTGGAATCTGTGACTTTTGGCTCTTTTCTTTGGGACGTCGAGAGCTATGTGGATTCCAGGTATCATTTTGTTGCAAACTGA
- the LOC137713024 gene encoding purple acid phosphatase 17-like gives MAIPFKNSRTSIFFLILSFALRLVLASAELQRFDHPTKPDGSLSFLVIGDWGRRGDFNQSQVALQMGKIGEKLDIDFVVSTGDNFYDNGLISEHDTEFEESFTNIYTEKSLQKQWYSVLGNHDYRGDAEAQLSPLLRKIDSRWLCLRSFIVNTELAEIFFVDTTPLVDMYFTNADEHTYDWRGIVPRKAYIANLLKDVELALKKSSAKWKIVVGHHAIRSVGHHGDTQELINQLLPILRANDVDFYMNGHDHCLEHVSDLESPIQFLTSGAGSKAWRGDVKELNKEGLNFFYDGQGFMSVKLNPTDAEIAFYDVFGKVLHRLNASKQLHPSI, from the exons ATGGCTATTCCTTTTAAAAACTCTAGGACCTCTATTTTTTTCTTGATCCTCAGTTTTGCCCTACGTCTGGTACTTGCATCTGCAGAACTGCAGAGATTCGACCACCCCACCAAACCAGATGGATCACTCAGTTTCTTGGTGATTGGGGACTGGGGAAGAAGAGGAGATTTCAACCAGTCTCAAGTTGCCCTTCAG ATGGGAAAGATTGGAGAGAAACTTGACATAGATTTCGTGGTGTCGACGGGAGATAACTTTTACGACAACGGGCTCATCAGCGAGCATGACACAGAATTTGAAGAGTCATTTACCAATATCTATACAGAAAAGAGCCTGCAAAAGCAGTGGTATAGCG TGTTGGGGAACCATGATTACAGGGGAGATGCAGAGGCTCAACTGAGCCCCCTCCTCCGGAAAATCGATAGCAGATGGCTTTGCTTGAGGTCTTTCATTGTGAATACAG AACTAGCAGAGATTTTCTTCGTGGACACCACGCCTTTGGTGGATATGTACTTCACAAACGCAGACGAACATACTTACGATTGGCGTGGCATTGTCCCTCGAAAGGCTTATATTGCAAACTTGTTGAAG GATGTGGAGTTGGCATTGAAGAAATCCTCTGCAAAGTGGAAGATTGTTGTTGGACACCATGCAATTAGAAGTGTAGGGCATCATGGTGACACACAGGAGCTTATAAACCAGCTTCTCCCAATTCTTCGG GCCAATGACGTTGATTTTTACATGAACGGGCACGATCATTGCCTAGAACACGTTAGTGACTTAGAAAG CCCGATACAGTTTCTAACAAGCGGAGCAGGGTCTAAAGCATGGAGGGGAGATGTTAAGGAGCTGAACAAAGAAGGGCTCAACTTCTTTTATGATGGTCAAGGCTTTATGTCTGTGAAGTTGAATCCCACAGATGCAGAGATTGCATTTTATGATGTTTTCGGCAAGGTTTTACATAGACTGAATGCTTCCAAGCAGCTTCACCCCTCGATATAA